One uncultured Pseudodesulfovibrio sp. genomic window carries:
- a CDS encoding long-chain fatty acid--CoA ligase: protein MEQLDRPWLKSYDPDVPPTLDYDKIPLFKFLDRAAHKWPKRKAIVFRNWSITYAKLKAETEVVAANLRASGIRKGDRVALMLPNLPQTIIAFWGVLRAGAVGVMTNPLYMETEIIHQFNDAGVRCCITLDLLWPKLEKLRDSLPVEKFFVTSIGEGLKFPLNVLYGLQARKNGNSPKVPFDGKTVLPFKTLTKGRERFTNERVVAEDMALLQYTGGTTGVAKGCILTHFNIGANMQQCQSMMHTLGKKQETFLGILPYFHIYGLTTCLAWPTSLGATLAPFPRYVPLDVLKGINKLRPTVFPGAPALYISLLQQKDIDKYDLKSIEVCVSGSAPMPVEYMEQFLERSGTSITEGYGLTEASPVTHFNPLEGKSKNGSIGLPFPDTDAKIVDMEVGGEPLPPGKRGELVIRGPQVMKGYYNRPDATADVLRNGWLYTGDIATMDEEGYFYIVDRKKDLIISGGYNIYPREIDEVLHSHPKIKEAVSVGIPHEARGEIVKAYVVVQEGEKLERCDVISFCREKLANYKVPRQVEFRTELPKTMVGKVLRRALREEEEAKAEAKKKRRSARKGSDDENTCE from the coding sequence ATGGAGCAACTCGACCGTCCATGGCTCAAATCCTATGATCCGGACGTACCGCCGACCTTGGATTACGATAAGATACCGCTGTTCAAGTTTCTGGACAGGGCCGCACACAAGTGGCCCAAACGCAAGGCCATCGTTTTCCGCAACTGGTCGATAACCTACGCCAAACTCAAGGCCGAGACCGAAGTGGTCGCGGCCAATCTGCGCGCATCGGGCATCCGCAAGGGTGACCGCGTGGCCTTGATGCTGCCCAACCTGCCCCAGACCATCATCGCCTTCTGGGGCGTGCTCCGGGCCGGTGCCGTGGGGGTCATGACCAACCCCCTGTACATGGAGACCGAGATCATCCACCAGTTCAACGACGCCGGGGTGCGCTGCTGCATTACCCTGGATCTGCTCTGGCCCAAGCTCGAAAAGCTCCGCGACTCCCTGCCGGTGGAAAAATTCTTTGTCACCTCCATAGGCGAAGGGCTGAAATTTCCCCTGAACGTACTCTACGGGCTTCAGGCCCGGAAGAACGGCAACTCGCCCAAGGTGCCCTTTGACGGCAAAACCGTCCTCCCCTTCAAGACCCTGACCAAGGGACGGGAACGGTTCACCAACGAACGGGTGGTGGCCGAGGACATGGCTCTGCTGCAGTACACCGGCGGAACCACTGGCGTGGCCAAGGGGTGCATCCTGACCCATTTCAACATCGGCGCGAACATGCAGCAGTGCCAGTCCATGATGCACACCCTGGGCAAGAAGCAGGAAACCTTCCTCGGCATCCTGCCCTATTTCCATATATATGGTCTGACCACCTGCCTCGCCTGGCCGACCAGCCTGGGCGCGACGCTGGCCCCGTTCCCGCGATACGTGCCGCTGGACGTGCTCAAGGGCATCAACAAGCTCAGGCCCACGGTCTTTCCCGGCGCGCCCGCACTGTACATTTCGCTGTTGCAGCAGAAGGACATCGACAAGTACGACCTCAAGTCCATCGAGGTCTGCGTGTCCGGGTCCGCCCCCATGCCGGTCGAGTACATGGAGCAGTTCCTGGAGCGCTCCGGAACGTCCATCACCGAGGGATACGGCCTGACCGAGGCCTCGCCCGTGACCCACTTCAACCCGCTGGAAGGCAAGAGCAAGAACGGCTCCATCGGCCTGCCCTTCCCGGACACGGACGCCAAGATCGTGGACATGGAGGTTGGCGGCGAGCCCCTGCCTCCGGGCAAGCGCGGCGAACTGGTCATCCGTGGCCCGCAGGTCATGAAGGGATACTACAACCGGCCCGACGCCACGGCCGACGTGCTGCGCAACGGCTGGCTCTATACCGGCGACATCGCCACCATGGACGAGGAAGGCTATTTCTACATCGTGGACCGCAAGAAGGACCTGATCATCTCCGGCGGATACAACATCTACCCCCGAGAGATCGACGAAGTCCTGCACAGCCACCCCAAGATCAAGGAAGCCGTATCCGTGGGCATCCCCCACGAGGCGCGCGGAGAGATCGTAAAAGCCTACGTCGTGGTCCAGGAGGGCGAAAAACTGGAGCGTTGCGACGTCATTTCGTTCTGTCGCGAGAAGCTGGCCAACTACAAAGTACCCCGCCAGGTGGAATTCCGCACGGAATTGCCCAAAACCATGGTCGGCAAGGTCCTCCGCCGCGCCCTGCGCGAAGAGGAGGAAGCCAAGGCAGAAGCCAAGAAGAAACGTCGGTCCGCCAGAAAGGGTTCCGACGACGAAAACACCTGCGAATAA
- a CDS encoding branched-chain amino acid ABC transporter permease, protein MQKYTFNILIAFAAVVLLVLAQYRILDNYIQAVIMFGGINIMMATSLNLVNGNMGEFTCGHAAFMCVGAYVASILSVLCFGTKFGDPLFPAAASFFVFPVIVLIGGVVAALSSILVALPSFKTRDDYLAIITIAVNYMVISGIENMDWIGGSRGFQGMKDTVWAMVDSTPSWLAGDNDFPWVLLYVILFTIFDIWVIRRFITSTYGKGVNAVCQDETAAEIMSVNTNKIKTVNFMISAGLAGCAGGLFAHVVGYVNPQSFNILKSTEAMVMVYLGGMGSLSGAVLSAIVFTFLLEILRSQQLIDFLMAPATYVFPDWEPSAGVIKWVMIPLLLVLIMQFRPEGIMGNKELSDVFPKLKKYYTFK, encoded by the coding sequence ATGCAGAAATACACATTCAATATCCTGATCGCGTTCGCGGCCGTGGTGCTGCTGGTTCTGGCCCAGTACCGCATCCTCGACAACTACATCCAGGCGGTCATCATGTTCGGCGGCATCAACATCATGATGGCCACTTCGCTGAACCTGGTGAACGGCAACATGGGCGAATTCACCTGTGGCCACGCAGCCTTCATGTGCGTGGGCGCATACGTCGCCTCCATCCTGTCCGTCCTCTGCTTCGGCACCAAGTTCGGGGACCCGCTGTTCCCGGCGGCCGCCTCCTTCTTCGTCTTCCCGGTCATCGTTCTGATCGGCGGCGTCGTGGCGGCCCTGTCCTCCATACTGGTGGCCCTGCCCTCGTTCAAAACCCGCGACGACTACCTGGCGATCATCACCATCGCGGTCAACTACATGGTCATCTCGGGCATCGAGAACATGGACTGGATCGGCGGTTCGCGCGGTTTCCAGGGCATGAAGGACACGGTCTGGGCCATGGTCGACTCTACCCCGTCCTGGCTGGCCGGCGACAATGACTTCCCCTGGGTTCTGCTCTACGTCATCCTGTTCACCATCTTCGACATCTGGGTCATCCGCCGGTTCATCACCTCGACCTACGGCAAGGGCGTGAACGCCGTGTGCCAGGACGAGACCGCAGCGGAAATCATGTCGGTGAACACCAACAAGATCAAAACCGTGAACTTCATGATCTCGGCCGGACTGGCCGGATGCGCGGGCGGCCTGTTCGCCCACGTGGTCGGCTACGTCAACCCGCAGTCGTTCAACATCCTCAAGTCCACCGAGGCCATGGTCATGGTCTACCTGGGCGGCATGGGCTCGCTTTCGGGAGCGGTTCTCTCGGCCATCGTCTTCACCTTCCTGCTCGAGATCCTGCGCTCCCAGCAGCTCATCGACTTCCTGATGGCCCCGGCCACCTATGTGTTCCCGGATTGGGAGCCGTCGGCAGGCGTCATCAAGTGGGTCATGATCCCGCTGCTCCTGGTCCTGATCATGCAGTTCAGGCCCGAGGGCATCATGGGCAACAAGGAGTTGTCGGACGTGTTCCCGAAGCTCAAAAAATACTACACGTTCAAATAG
- a CDS encoding DegT/DnrJ/EryC1/StrS family aminotransferase, giving the protein MSIPFIDLKTQYRQIEDQIKSNIEGVLQHGAYVMGPEIRELESTLADFSGVSHAVSCSSGTDALLMSLMALGVGPGDAVFTTPFTFIATAEVVALLGATPVFVDIDPVTFNLDPDDLRRKIRYVRENRKDLTARGVIAVDLFGQPADYDAIEPLAHNSGLFLVVDAAQSFGAVYKGKPVCSLGDLACTSFFPAKPLGCYGDGGMVFVNNEELHQLLVSVRVHGMSTTDKYDNDRLGLTARMDSMQAGVLLAKFGIFPGEIEKRQEVAARYAELLSEVDGLTPPSVPEGNVSVWAQYCVLARDNEQRAEVMEKLSAASIPCAIYYPKPLHLQKAFADLGYSMGDFPVSEDAASRIFALPMHPYLTAEDQETIVKAIKG; this is encoded by the coding sequence ATGAGTATACCCTTCATTGACTTGAAAACGCAGTACAGGCAGATCGAAGATCAGATCAAATCAAATATCGAAGGCGTGTTGCAGCACGGAGCCTATGTCATGGGCCCGGAGATCCGCGAGCTTGAATCCACACTGGCCGACTTCTCGGGCGTGTCCCATGCCGTGAGCTGCTCCTCCGGCACCGACGCCCTGTTGATGTCTCTCATGGCCCTGGGCGTGGGCCCTGGCGATGCCGTCTTCACCACCCCGTTCACGTTCATCGCCACCGCCGAGGTTGTCGCCCTGCTTGGTGCCACCCCGGTTTTCGTGGACATTGATCCCGTGACCTTCAACCTGGATCCCGATGATCTGCGGCGCAAGATTCGCTACGTCCGCGAGAACCGCAAGGACCTGACCGCGCGCGGCGTCATCGCCGTAGATCTCTTCGGCCAGCCTGCGGACTACGACGCCATCGAACCCTTGGCCCACAATTCCGGTCTGTTCCTCGTCGTGGACGCAGCCCAGTCCTTTGGTGCCGTCTACAAGGGCAAACCGGTCTGCTCCCTGGGCGATCTGGCCTGCACCTCGTTCTTCCCGGCCAAGCCGCTGGGCTGCTACGGTGACGGCGGCATGGTCTTCGTCAACAACGAAGAACTGCATCAGCTGCTGGTCTCCGTCCGTGTGCACGGCATGAGCACCACGGACAAGTACGACAATGACAGGCTGGGACTGACCGCCCGTATGGATTCCATGCAGGCTGGCGTGCTCCTGGCCAAATTCGGGATTTTCCCGGGTGAGATCGAGAAGCGCCAGGAAGTGGCTGCCCGTTACGCCGAACTGCTGTCCGAAGTTGACGGCCTGACCCCGCCGTCCGTGCCCGAGGGCAATGTTTCGGTCTGGGCGCAGTACTGCGTTCTGGCCCGGGACAATGAGCAGCGCGCCGAGGTCATGGAAAAGCTGTCCGCGGCTTCCATTCCCTGCGCGATCTACTATCCCAAGCCGCTGCACCTGCAGAAGGCGTTCGCCGATCTGGGCTATTCCATGGGCGATTTCCCGGTGTCCGAAGACGCTGCTTCGCGCATCTTCGCTCTGCCCATGCATCCCTACCTGACCGCCGAGGATCAGGAGACCATCGTCAAGGCGATCAAGGGATAG
- a CDS encoding ABC transporter ATP-binding protein — MSLLKIDSLTQRFGGLQAVSEFSVDMKGGELMGLIGPNGAGKTTIFNLISGFYQPTEGTITFDGKPTAGLKPHQVTSMGIARTFQNIRLWHDMTVLDNIRIAQHYRLGYSVLDSVIRGKKYRAREARILEIAEELLEAMSLTDVAMEYPKNLPYGLQRRVEIARAMSIRPKLLLLDEPAAGLNSKDVEDLITLVRGIHDRFDITIFMIEHQMKVVTSLCQWIKVIDFGSTIAEGTPEDIQSNPAVIKAYLGDDNI, encoded by the coding sequence ATGTCACTGCTTAAAATAGACAGCCTCACCCAGCGTTTCGGCGGCCTCCAGGCCGTCAGCGAGTTCTCGGTGGATATGAAGGGCGGCGAGCTGATGGGGCTGATCGGCCCCAACGGCGCGGGCAAGACCACCATCTTCAACCTGATCTCCGGCTTCTACCAGCCTACCGAGGGAACCATCACGTTCGACGGCAAACCCACGGCAGGCCTCAAGCCCCACCAGGTCACCTCCATGGGCATCGCCCGGACCTTCCAGAACATCCGCCTGTGGCACGACATGACGGTGCTGGACAACATCCGCATCGCCCAGCACTACCGCCTCGGCTACTCGGTCCTGGATTCGGTCATTCGCGGCAAGAAATACCGAGCCCGCGAGGCGCGCATCCTGGAGATCGCCGAGGAGCTGCTCGAGGCCATGTCCCTGACCGACGTGGCCATGGAGTATCCCAAGAACCTTCCGTACGGCCTGCAGCGTCGTGTGGAGATCGCCCGGGCCATGTCCATCCGGCCCAAGCTCCTCCTGCTCGACGAACCGGCCGCCGGTCTGAACTCCAAGGACGTCGAAGACCTGATCACCCTTGTCAGGGGTATTCACGACCGCTTCGACATCACCATCTTCATGATCGAGCATCAGATGAAGGTCGTCACCTCGCTGTGCCAGTGGATCAAGGTCATCGACTTCGGCTCCACCATCGCCGAGGGCACCCCCGAAGACATCCAGAGCAACCCGGCCGTCATCAAGGCCTATCTTGGAGACGACAACATATGA
- a CDS encoding branched-chain amino acid ABC transporter permease, protein MDFIIQNIINALQWGSFYALIALGYTLVYGVLRLINFAHGDIFMVGAYIAFFVAGFLLGPALGLSPMVTFLLAVPLTMFLTACVGVTLERVAYRPLRRKGAHRLYVVITALMCGLILEYSNLAVLGASRLKFPELVHKTIWNIGGVTVTNLKVIVIVAAIAVFIILNFIVTKTKIGMAMRGISYDKFAIPLMGIPIDQVIVFTFILGSGFAGLAGLLFAMSYPVLEPFMGMLIGWKAFIAAVVGGIGDIRGAFYGGFLLGFIEVGVVTVFPSTYRDLFAFTILLIILWMKPTGLFGMPQSTKI, encoded by the coding sequence GTGGATTTCATCATTCAAAACATCATCAACGCCCTGCAGTGGGGAAGCTTCTACGCGCTCATCGCGTTGGGCTACACCCTGGTGTACGGCGTTCTGCGCCTGATCAACTTCGCCCACGGCGATATCTTCATGGTCGGCGCATACATCGCGTTTTTCGTGGCCGGGTTCCTGCTCGGTCCGGCGCTGGGACTGTCGCCCATGGTGACCTTCCTGCTTGCCGTGCCGCTGACCATGTTCCTGACCGCCTGCGTGGGCGTCACCCTCGAGCGTGTGGCCTACCGGCCGCTCAGGCGCAAGGGCGCGCACCGGCTGTACGTGGTCATCACCGCCCTCATGTGCGGGCTGATCCTCGAATACTCCAACCTGGCCGTGCTCGGCGCCAGCCGGTTGAAGTTCCCGGAACTGGTCCACAAGACCATCTGGAACATCGGCGGAGTGACCGTGACCAACCTGAAGGTCATCGTCATCGTCGCCGCCATCGCGGTCTTCATCATCCTCAATTTCATCGTCACCAAGACCAAAATCGGCATGGCCATGCGCGGCATCTCCTACGATAAATTTGCCATCCCGCTCATGGGCATCCCCATCGACCAGGTCATCGTCTTCACCTTCATCCTGGGCTCCGGCTTCGCGGGCCTGGCCGGTCTGCTGTTCGCCATGTCCTACCCGGTGCTCGAACCGTTCATGGGCATGCTCATCGGCTGGAAAGCCTTTATCGCAGCGGTTGTCGGCGGCATCGGCGACATCCGGGGCGCGTTCTACGGCGGCTTCCTGCTCGGCTTCATCGAAGTCGGCGTTGTCACCGTGTTCCCGTCCACCTATCGTGACCTGTTCGCCTTTACCATCCTGCTGATCATTCTCTGGATGAAACCGACCGGGCTGTTCGGCATGCCGCAGTCCACCAAGATTTAG
- a CDS encoding peptidylprolyl isomerase has translation MIKMETSMGDIVIELDFEKAPKSAANFQQYVEEGFYDGLIFHRVISNFMIQGGGMDPDMKEKATRAPIENEANNGLTNDKYTLAMARTMDPHSASSQFFINVKDNGFLNFSSETPQGWGYAVFGKVVEGQDTVDKIKGVPTGRSGFHDDVPLEPVVITKATVID, from the coding sequence ATGATCAAGATGGAAACCAGCATGGGCGACATCGTCATCGAACTCGATTTCGAAAAAGCCCCCAAGAGCGCGGCCAACTTCCAGCAGTATGTGGAAGAAGGCTTCTACGACGGCCTGATCTTCCACCGCGTCATCTCCAACTTCATGATCCAGGGTGGCGGCATGGACCCGGACATGAAGGAAAAGGCGACCCGCGCGCCCATCGAGAACGAGGCCAACAACGGCCTGACCAACGACAAGTACACCCTGGCCATGGCCCGGACCATGGACCCGCACTCCGCTTCGTCCCAGTTCTTCATCAACGTCAAGGACAACGGATTCCTGAACTTCTCCTCCGAGACTCCCCAGGGCTGGGGCTACGCCGTGTTCGGCAAGGTCGTTGAGGGCCAGGACACCGTGGACAAGATCAAGGGCGTGCCCACCGGCCGCAGCGGCTTCCATGACGACGTCCCGCTGGAGCCCGTGGTCATCACCAAGGCCACCGTCATCGACTAG
- a CDS encoding ABC transporter ATP-binding protein yields the protein MTTPLLEVENLYVKYGNIEALHGISFTVGEGEIVTLIGANGAGKSTTLMSIAQLPPPEAPKVIKGDIRFKGKSILGMSADKVVSDLHMALVPEGRHIFGNLTVEENLKIATYSRKDGQAEIDRDYKRVYTLFPRLDERKKQRSESLSGGEQQMLAVGRAILSGCRVIMLDEPSMGLAPLLMYDMFRTLRELNEEGMTILLIEQNANLALKFAHRGYVIDTGEIVAQGSSAELMENPEVKKAYLGG from the coding sequence ATGACTACTCCCTTACTCGAAGTCGAAAACCTGTACGTCAAGTACGGCAATATCGAAGCCCTGCACGGCATCTCCTTCACCGTTGGAGAAGGCGAAATCGTCACCCTTATCGGCGCCAACGGCGCGGGCAAGTCGACCACGCTCATGTCCATCGCCCAGTTGCCGCCGCCCGAGGCCCCCAAGGTCATCAAGGGCGACATCCGTTTCAAAGGCAAGTCCATCCTGGGCATGTCCGCGGACAAGGTCGTCTCGGACCTGCACATGGCTCTGGTCCCGGAAGGCCGCCACATCTTCGGCAACCTGACCGTTGAGGAGAACCTCAAGATCGCCACGTACTCGCGCAAGGACGGACAGGCCGAGATAGACCGCGACTACAAGCGCGTCTACACCCTGTTCCCGCGCCTTGACGAGCGCAAGAAACAGCGCTCCGAGTCCCTGTCCGGCGGTGAGCAGCAGATGCTGGCCGTGGGCCGCGCCATCCTGTCCGGCTGCCGGGTGATCATGCTCGACGAGCCGTCCATGGGGTTGGCCCCCCTGCTCATGTACGATATGTTCCGCACCCTTCGGGAGCTGAACGAAGAAGGCATGACCATCCTGCTCATCGAACAGAACGCCAACCTGGCGCTCAAGTTCGCCCACCGGGGCTACGTCATCGACACCGGCGAGATCGTGGCCCAGGGCTCGTCCGCCGAGCTCATGGAAAACCCGGAGGTCAAGAAGGCCTACCTCGGCGGCTAG
- a CDS encoding ABC transporter substrate-binding protein: MKLSLHKMGLLALAFVLSFLMTVPAFAADTIKIGFNLPLTGDIPEVGDGSKKAAEMYLKDINDAGGLEVGGKKYMLEFVYMDNESKAESAVNAALKLIEQENVVAIIGPNSSKQAVPAGGTCNDNRTPMITPWSTNPDTTKDRPWVFRAAFLDPFQGPVAADFASEKFGAKTSAVLFDVSNDYSKGLAEIFKAAWEKKGLGPVVAFESHGTKDQDFSAQLTTIIKANPDFIFVPDNYNQVALIVQQARDLGYQGPFMGSDAWGTPDLIKLCGEQCYGNFFSTHYAAAGATGATKVFIDRYEKAYGSTPADYAALTWDSIGLLVQGIQNAGKVDSNPRKERQLIRDGLAAIKSFDGITGKSKFDEQGDPIKCAVVVKISDQGEFVFEQSVCP; the protein is encoded by the coding sequence ATGAAACTGAGTTTGCACAAGATGGGCCTGCTGGCTCTGGCGTTCGTTCTGAGCTTTCTGATGACTGTTCCGGCCTTTGCCGCAGACACCATCAAGATCGGCTTCAACCTGCCCCTGACGGGCGACATCCCCGAGGTCGGCGACGGCTCCAAGAAAGCCGCCGAGATGTACCTCAAAGACATCAATGACGCTGGTGGCCTCGAGGTCGGCGGCAAGAAGTACATGCTTGAGTTCGTCTACATGGACAACGAGTCCAAGGCCGAATCCGCCGTTAACGCGGCCCTCAAGCTGATCGAGCAGGAGAACGTTGTTGCCATCATCGGCCCCAACTCCTCCAAGCAGGCCGTGCCCGCCGGCGGTACCTGCAACGACAACCGCACCCCGATGATCACTCCGTGGTCCACCAACCCCGACACCACCAAGGACCGCCCCTGGGTCTTCCGCGCAGCCTTCCTGGATCCGTTCCAGGGCCCGGTTGCCGCTGACTTTGCTTCCGAAAAGTTCGGCGCCAAGACCTCTGCCGTCCTGTTCGACGTTTCCAACGACTACTCCAAGGGCCTGGCCGAGATTTTCAAGGCCGCCTGGGAAAAGAAGGGCCTGGGCCCGGTCGTGGCTTTCGAGTCCCACGGCACCAAGGACCAGGATTTCTCCGCGCAGTTGACCACCATCATCAAGGCCAACCCGGACTTCATCTTCGTCCCCGACAACTACAACCAGGTTGCTCTGATCGTGCAGCAGGCGCGTGACCTCGGCTACCAGGGTCCCTTCATGGGCTCCGACGCCTGGGGTACTCCCGACCTGATCAAGCTCTGCGGCGAGCAGTGCTACGGCAACTTCTTCTCCACCCACTACGCGGCTGCCGGTGCCACCGGCGCCACCAAGGTCTTCATCGACCGCTACGAGAAGGCCTACGGTTCCACCCCGGCCGACTACGCGGCTCTGACCTGGGACTCCATCGGCCTGCTCGTTCAGGGCATCCAGAACGCCGGCAAGGTTGACTCCAACCCGCGCAAGGAGCGTCAGCTCATCCGTGACGGCCTGGCCGCCATCAAGTCCTTCGACGGCATCACCGGCAAGTCCAAGTTCGACGAACAGGGCGACCCGATCAAGTGCGCCGTTGTGGTCAAGATCTCCGACCAGGGCGAGTTCGTCTTCGAGCAGTCCGTCTGCCCGTAG